Genomic segment of Candidatus Bathyarchaeia archaeon:
ATTGAGCCCCACGGAGAATACACCACGAACAGCCAGGGCCTGTTGAAAATCATGGAAATGGCGAAATACGAGAATGTTGGGGTAAACTTTGACACCGGAAACGTATACTTGGCTGGAAACGATCCTCTGCAAACCTTGAAGGCGGTCAAAGAATACGTGAAATACGTGCATGTGAAGGACATCGGGGGAGCTTTGCTTGACAGCCGGGGGAAGGTTACGGGCACACCGGTGGGCGTCGCCATAGGTAGAGGCAACGTTGACGTGAAGGGATGTGTCCAGGAGCTTCAAAAAGCCGGATACGCGGGTTATTACTCGATCGAGGCTTCGGAAGCGGATCTGGAGCAAAGCATAAAGTATCTGAGGGGTTTAACCTAAAACCCTTTCGCCTTCCCCTCCCATTTTTCGATAACGTTCCTAGGAACGAACATCGATGTGTCTACGCCCCGCGCCCTAGCCAGCGTTAAGAGGTTCTCCAAGTCCCCCCTCTTTTTCTCAGGGTTAAAGTAATGCTCTAACACGGCTTCATGGTCAAGGTTGTCGATCACCCCGTTAGCCAGGTGTACGGCGTTGAAGCAGTTGGCCAAGGCCACTTGCACGGGCATCTTCTCAGGGTTTATATCTATTCCAAGATACCCATCGTAACCGTACATCCTTAAAACGAACAGCAAGGCCTCAACGGTTTCCAAACCCACAACTCCCACGTTCAAATCCTGGTCAAAGTTTCCCAGAGGCTGACTGTTCAAATGGACGTGGGCCAGTCTAGCTTCACGCATCACTCTAGCGTACGCGTAAGCCACATCTTCAAATCCCATCCTCACATGCCCTACCTCAGGGTTTAAACCAACAATGGCGTGCCCTTCTTCGATGAGTTTCCGGTTTACTGGGCTTTTCAGTCGAGCCTCCACATCCCTCGCCATAACGAGCCCGTCAGCCGTGTTCCGGTAAATGTTGTTGATGGCTGGTTCGTAGGGTTTCGGCTCGATCGCCACCCTGACACCTGGAACCTGGTCAAGCGCTTCAGCCAACGCGGACTCAAACCGATCCCACATATCGTAGAAGTGTGTTCCAAGGGGATACGTGTACCCGTCGATTCCAGGCCATGAAACCCCTACGGCCTCAAGCTCCTTAACCAGCTTCAAGCCCTTGACTGTGGCCTCGACATATTTATCCCTCACCTCTTTTATCACGCTGGATGTAGTGCCGAACTGCGCGTCCACCTGCCTGAAGTCTCCGCCTATGCCACCGACCACTGAAACCTTTATCCCCACCCTTTTCTCCAGATCCCTGTACAGGTCGATGTTCTCCTCATTAATCTCCCATGGATAGTGGGCCTCAACGGCCCTCAGCCCGTAAGGGGCCATCTCAGCGGCGATGTCAAGCCTCTCCTGGACGGTTAGATCCCTCTTATAGGGGAGGTGAAACCTCGACGAACCCCCGGCGAAGAACCACACGCCCGCTGAAAACTTCGGCTCAAATGGATTCTCAAGCCTTTTAACATACTCTTCAGGGCTAAGTCTCAGGGCTTGAGCCCTTATGTCCCGGATGGATGTGCCGGGGACCAGCCTACCTCTACTCGCCTCAACCTCGACGCCGAACCTTAAAGTTAAACCGTAGTTTTCAAATCCGCTGTAAGAAACCAAATTCGTCCCCGTTGAAGCCGCTACCTCATCAAGGCCTTTAGAAACTTTAACCCGTCTCTAGCCAGGGAATCCTGCGAGGGCGCTAGAGGTCTCCATATTGAAGCGGCCACAGCTATCTCCTTGATCCCAGGCTGAAAGGTTTCGATAACCATATACCCATCATATTTGATGGCCTTCAACGCTCCAGCGACCTCGCTCCAAGGGATATGTCCCGTGCCAGGTGTGCCTCTGTCGTTTTCGCAAGCGTGAAAGTGAACAAGGTTGTCTCCGCAGGCTTTAATGGCTTCTCCGATGGATTTCTCCTCTATGTTGGCGTGGAAGGTGTCGAAGTGAATCCTTACAAATGGGTTGTTTATTTCTTCCATCATTTTCAAAGCCTCCGCCACCGTGTTAACAAGGTGGTTCTCAAACCTGTTTATGGGTTCCAGGGCTAGGCATATGCCTCTATCCTCAGCGTATTTCGCTACATCCTTTAGCTCGTCCACCGCGATCCTCCACTCCTTTTCCTTATCCGGTATGGTGAGAGTTGGACCCACAGCCGAATAAAGAGGTCCGCCTACAACCTTACAGCCGAATTCTACGGCGAAGTCAACGCAACTCTTAATGTATTGTTTGGCTTTTTCACGGAGCGCTTTATCATCGCTTTTGATGTCCCTCTCAGGGCTGAGAACGCCGCAGATGGAGGAGCACTCGATCTTCGAGGAATTTAACGCCTCGACAATTTTTCCCTTATCCAGTATCTTCGGGTCCTCGACAGGGATCTCAAGCCCGTCGAAACCAGCTTCCTCAGCTTGGAACACAGCCTTCGGGTCGAACGGGTAAAACCATACCCAGCTTATTACACCAAACTTAACCATAGGCAAAACTCCTCTTACAAATCCTCCACCTATATACTGTTAAGCTTGATATTTTAAGGTTAAGATCGTTTTAAATGAAGATCCGAAAGTCTTTTAAAAAAACCATGAACAATTCTTCATGGAGGAAAGCGTTATGGCTAAATACTTGCTAGGATGCGGAACCTGGCCTTACATGTTTCCACCCTATTCGGCTAGACCGTACACGCTCGAAGAATGTTTAGAGATGATTTCAAGCCTCAAGTTCGACGGCGTAGAGCTTTCCGGGTTTAAACCTCACGCCCACCCAGACATATATAAAACCAAGAAGGATCGAAGCGACCTAGAGGCGAGAATTAAAGGGCATGGCTTGAAGATTTCAGGCATAGCAGCCGACCTATCCACCTACCCAATAGCCTCCCCATTCAAAGAATTGAGGAAGAAACATGAGGAACTCTTCTCCACGTTCATAAAATTCTGCAACGACCTGAACATCGATGCGATGAGGGTTGACACGGTCACAGGCTACCAAGGCCCACCAGACCTCAAATACGAAGACGCTTGGAAAACCGTGGTGACCACATTTAAAAAATACGCTAAAAAAGCGAAAGACGCGGGGGTAAAACTCGTATGGGAGTTCGAGCCTGGCTTCATGTTCAACAAGCCGAGCGAAGTACTGAATCTTGTGAAGGAAGTAGACCATCCATCCTTCACAACCATGGTGGACACATGCCACGCCCACTGCTGCGGCATCGGGCTTAACCAGGGCAAGGAGAGGGAGCAGTTCAAAGGGTATCCAATCGAAGTGATCGATGTCCCGCTCAGCAGGATAGCCGCCGAGTTCGTCAGAAAGTTAAAGGGTCATGTG
This window contains:
- a CDS encoding sugar phosphate isomerase/epimerase family protein yields the protein MVKFGVISWVWFYPFDPKAVFQAEEAGFDGLEIPVEDPKILDKGKIVEALNSSKIECSSICGVLSPERDIKSDDKALREKAKQYIKSCVDFAVEFGCKVVGGPLYSAVGPTLTIPDKEKEWRIAVDELKDVAKYAEDRGICLALEPINRFENHLVNTVAEALKMMEEINNPFVRIHFDTFHANIEEKSIGEAIKACGDNLVHFHACENDRGTPGTGHIPWSEVAGALKAIKYDGYMVIETFQPGIKEIAVAASIWRPLAPSQDSLARDGLKFLKALMR
- a CDS encoding sugar phosphate isomerase/epimerase family protein, whose translation is MEESVMAKYLLGCGTWPYMFPPYSARPYTLEECLEMISSLKFDGVELSGFKPHAHPDIYKTKKDRSDLEARIKGHGLKISGIAADLSTYPIASPFKELRKKHEELFSTFIKFCNDLNIDAMRVDTVTGYQGPPDLKYEDAWKTVVTTFKKYAKKAKDAGVKLVWEFEPGFMFNKPSEVLNLVKEVDHPSFTTMVDTCHAHCCGIGLNQGKEREQFKGYPIEVIDVPLSRIAAEFVRKLKGHVGHLHLIDSDNTLNPHHTSTHVPLGKGVIDFDEVMHALAEVGYTGWLVLDLCFWPDAWNATKYCKTYMDSLLEKHR
- a CDS encoding TIM barrel protein; amino-acid sequence: MVSYSGFENYGLTLRFGVEVEASRGRLVPGTSIRDIRAQALRLSPEEYVKRLENPFEPKFSAGVWFFAGGSSRFHLPYKRDLTVQERLDIAAEMAPYGLRAVEAHYPWEINEENIDLYRDLEKRVGIKVSVVGGIGGDFRQVDAQFGTTSSVIKEVRDKYVEATVKGLKLVKELEAVGVSWPGIDGYTYPLGTHFYDMWDRFESALAEALDQVPGVRVAIEPKPYEPAINNIYRNTADGLVMARDVEARLKSPVNRKLIEEGHAIVGLNPEVGHVRMGFEDVAYAYARVMREARLAHVHLNSQPLGNFDQDLNVGVVGLETVEALLFVLRMYGYDGYLGIDINPEKMPVQVALANCFNAVHLANGVIDNLDHEAVLEHYFNPEKKRGDLENLLTLARARGVDTSMFVPRNVIEKWEGKAKGF